The nucleotide sequence CTCATTATATGGATTTACCTGGTTTGTCAGTACTTATCGGCGGCATGTGGATCATGAATTTATCGTACTGGGGCTTTAACCAATACATTATTCAGCGCACATTAGCCGCAAAAAGTGTGCAAGAGGCACAAAAAGGTATTGTGTTTGCAGCATTCTTAAAGCTACTAATGCCGCTTATTGTGGTGCTACCGGGCATTGCCGCTGTCCTTATCGTGCCGGATTTAGGCAAAGCTGATCAAGCCTACCCAAGCCTTATGACGCTAATGCCTGTAGGGCTGAAAGGCGTTATTTTTGCCGCGTTAGTCGCCGCCATTGTTTCGTCATTAGCCTCAATGACAAACAGTGTATCCACCATTTTTACTATGGACTTATATAAAGATAAGCGGCCTGACGAATCACAACAGCATTATGTCACGGTAGGGCGTATCGTGAGCTTCGTTGCACTTGCTATTGCGATGGTTGTGGCTAAGCCATTGCTTGGAAATTTTGATCAAGCTTTTCAATATATACAAGAGTTTACGGGCTTCTTTACACCCGGAATCTGTGCACTATTCGTGTTGGGTATGTTTTGGAAGAAAACCACAGCGAATGGCGGGTTATCAGCAGCATTGGGCTCGTTCATTTTAAGTTTGGTCTTTTGGCAGTTTTGGCCTGCGCTACCCTTTATCGATCGCGTCGGTATCGTCTTTCTTCTTTGTACAGCACTGGCGATTGTGGTGTCTCTAGTGGAGAAAAAAGGCGAGAGTGTTAGTGCAGTGCAACTGCATGATGTTGAATTTAAAACGACCTCAAGTTTTAACGTTGCGTCTGCAGCTGTAATTATCCTAACAGCCGCATTTTATATTGCTTGGTGGTAAGCAAAAACTAGGCTGAAGGTCAGCTGATACTTACGTTAAATGTTGTTAGCTTTATGGGTAAAGTTAAGGTACGCGAAAAACTCTCTTTTTCGCGTACAAAATACGATATACTAATCGGCTATTATCGATGAACTTTAGTGCTTGTTGCTGTCATAGCTTTTAGAAGCTGACGGCTGCAAGCCAACAATTACGTTACAGGAGACATCAATGGCAACGAAAGGCGTTAATAAGGTTATTCTTGTCGGAAACCTTGGCAATGATCCTGAAGTAAGATACATGCCAAACGGAAACGCCGTTGCGAACTTAAGCCTTGCCACCAGTGAAAGCTGGAAGGACCAACAGGGTCAGGTTCAAGAACGCACTGAGTGGCACCGTCTTACCATGTACCGTCGCTTAGCAGAAATTGCCGGAGAGTACCTGAAAAAGGGCTCGCAAATTTACGTTGAAGGTAAACTTCAAACCCGTAAATGGCAAGATCAACAAGGGCAAGATCGCTATACTACAGAAATTATTGTCGACCAAATGCAAATGCTTGGCGGCCGTGGTGGAGAAGCTGGTGGCGGCAGCGGTGGTTATCAGCGTCAGCAGAGCAATCAAGGTGGTGGTTACAACCAAAACCAAGGTGGTGGATATAATCAGCCTGCTCCACAAGGCGCTCCGCAAGGTGGTCAACAAGGCGGATATAATCAAGCGCCACAAGGTGGCGGTCAGTCGCAGCCTAAAACACCGCCAATGGCAGAGCCAGACTTTGATTTTGACGATGACATTCCGTTCTAAATCAAGTCAGCACAAGCCATATTGATGAAAGCCGCTTTTATGCGGCTTTTTTATTGTCTTTTTATAGCTAAGTCTGTTATCAAGAAGAGTGATGAATACGTTTTCCCTCTAAATGTTAAATTTAACGCGCTTTCTGTTCGTTTAATTACTTAAGCTTATTTATTAAAATTCATTTAAATAATGGGCTTGTGCTTGTATGTTGTGGGATGCAGGGTAATATAAAAGCATCTAATAATTCACAAAGTATTAGCATTAAAATGAAAACGTTATCCCTACTACTTGTTGCCACCACAATAGTCAGTGGCGCCACCTTTGCTGCCCAAACTCTATATAAAGATTATCCCGCAGATGTTATGCCTGAACTGAGTGAATCCGGTGAATTCCCAGTTGGCGTTACCACAATGGAAGTGACCTACCCTGAGGCCGCGATGACCATGGAAGGTAAAATGGAAACCCGGGGACTTACGTTAGAAGTCTGGTATCCCGCGCAGAAAGCTACCGAGAACACGTTGTATTCTGATGAAACACGCAGTGGCCAAGTATTTGAAATTCAGGCTGATGCTTCTCGTGATGTTGCAATAGCGGAGTCTGAGAGTAAGTTCCCTATTGTGGTTGTGTCTCATGGTTACACAGGATACCGCACATTAATGTACTACTTAGGTGAGCACCTTGCTTCCCATGGGTATGTTGTGGCGGCCATCGACCACACTGACTCTACTAATAAAGATGTTAATTTTGCAGAAAACCCTTATTCAGGTTTTCCTAGCACCTTACTCAACCGTTCAAGAGACCAAGTGTTTACCTTAAATGCTGTTACCGATAGTGAATTCTTCAACGCTAGCGTGGATGCGACTAAAGCCGGCGTTATCGGCTATTCAATGGGGGGCTTTGGCGCTGTAAGTACCGTTGGGGGGTGCTATGCTTTTAACGACGAGGCGGCGGCTACTTTTACGGGTACTAAAGATCCAGCGGTTATCGCGTTAGTCAAACAAGCGTTAAATACCTGCGCGGGTGGAAAGGCTAGCAGTGACGATACATTAAGTGCCTGGAAGGCCGCATTAGCCCTTGCACCGTGGGGCGGTCAGCACCAAATATTTGACGTGGATTCCCTTAATAATATAAACGTACCTGTTTTATACGTAGCAGGGGACAACGATGATATTTCAGGCTACGACGGAATTCGTTGGTTGTTCGAAAATACGGGAAGCAAAGACAGCAAGCTACTCACCATTAAAAACGCACGTCATAATGTGGCTCCCCATCCGGCACCTAAGGAAGCATTTGGCAACGAATTTGATATTGGTTCTTACCTCGAGCCCGCTTGGGATACACAAAAGCTAAATGCTATTAACGAGCACTTTGCGTTGGCATTGATGAATTGTCATGTGAAGGATATGGCTGAGTTTTGTGATTACCTCAATGTAAAGGGCAGTAGCGACCAAGTACTTGTTGAAGGGAAAAAGCCTACTCCTTGGAAAGGCTTCGACGACCGTTGGGCACTTGGGCTCGTCGTTGAAGGTAAATAGAACACATGTGCTAATGGCGACATAAAGCAAACCATAGGAAGGGCGTTAAGCGCCCTTTTTCATTTTTATTCATCGACCTTCCTTCCTATTTCCTCATTCCTTTGTCGCGTGTTCCGACGTGTTTGCGCAACGCTAGCATTTTGTTACAGAAAGCATTTTAATTTATAGACGGGCTAACGTAGATTAGAAAAAGCGCGAATGTGCAACCTATGAAGATGTCTCACGCCATGGTGTGAACAGTTGCTCGACTATACTTAATCAAAGGATGTGATATGAACCTAAAGAAATTAGCGATACCGCTTTTGTGTGTCACTACATTGTCTGCTTCATCTATGACTGTGGTTGCTTCGACCGCCGAGACTAACCAGCAAAGCCAGCAAACGGTAGATTTCGAATGGCTTTTTCAGCAAGGTGCTTTCGAAAAAATTATTGAGGCACTTAGCGAAATAAAAAATAAAACACCCGAACAACACAACATGCTTGTTTCTGCACTTATGAACACGGATTTAGATGATGCAGAAGAGGCATCAGAGCGCTTTATAAGGGCCTATTCTAATGACTATAGGGCGTATCATACCCATGCGAGCGTCATGGGGGCGCAAGCTTCAAGCAGTATTTTTTCTGCTTTAGGTTATGCAAAAAAAGCCAAGCAGAGCCTAGAACAAGCGGTTGAAATAGCCCCCGATGAAATTGCTGTTTATCAAGCACTAATGCAATTTCATCTTATGGCGCCTTCTATCGCCGGTGGCGACATTGATGAGGCAAAAAAACTCGCGCAACATATTGCAACACTGGACGACATTGAAGGGCAATTTGCTTTAGCAAAAGTGTACTTAGAAGATGACCAAGAAGGTGAAGCGAAAACACTCTACGCCCCTTTATTGGAAAGGGACGATACGCAAATACGCGCCCGTTTTGAACTTGGGAATTACTACTTAACTGACGAGCAGTTTCAGGCGTCCTATGACATTCTGCTCCCCCTTTCTGCTATGCAGGTGCCTGTCGTTGATAAAGCGGATAACGAGCAGTGGGATAAGTACGAAGAAAGCATGAGCCGGCTGCTGTATGGCAAATACCGACTAGGCCAGGTTGCGGTTAAAAGTGGTCAATATACGCAAGAGGGTATTCAGGCCCTTAAACGTTATCTGCAAGAGTATGACGATACCATCATCGACACCCAAAGCCTTCCCACACCGAGTTGGGCTAAGTTACGTTTAGCTGAATTACTGCTTAACGCCAACGCGCTAAGTGAGGCCGAAGACCTCATAAAGCAAATTGGCGAAGATGACGACAAGAACTTTTCGAAAATTCTTAAACAACTCAAAAAAGAGTTAAAAAAACGAGCGGCGGTGTAATACCGCACAGCTCGCTTACTCGCATTTTCTCTATGTAGCGCTTAGAAAGCCATAGCGTTTAGAAAACTACAGGGCTTTAACAGTATAAATCAGGGCTGTCTGTGGGAAGAGTACCGGCAGCTGCATACCGTATTGCATCAATACTTCGCCAGAGAATACGTGCCCTTCGGTTTGTTGCAAAATAGACGGTGTGTATTCTTTTAGCTTCTCAGGCCATACACGCTCAATGGTGTATTGCTTATTAGCATCGAGACCTGCGAAGTAGAAACGGTTCGGCGTAGTGCGTACGGTTTCTGTAACACTATTATAAGCAAAAATGCCTTCCTGTTTGTCTTTAGACACATAACCAAATTTCACATTCATGCCGTCATCGTCCATGCGGAATAGGTCGCCGCCGTGGGTAATATGACGATATTTCTTATAAAGCGAAATGGCATCGGTTAACACTTTTTGTTCGTGCTCTGTTAGTTCACGTGGGTCCATTTCTATACCCATATGCCCAAACAACGCTACTGCTGAACGAATTTCAATAGGTAGGTTTCGCCCGGTAATGTGACAGTCACGTGGGCCCACATGCGCGCCCATCACTTCAGATGGGAAGAAATAAGAACAACCCCGCTGAATGTAAAGGCGATCGAGTGCGTCGTTTGAATCTGACGTCCAGAATCGGTCTGTGTGAGGTAATATCCCTAGATCTACGCGACCACCACCAGAGCAGCAACTTTCAATTTCAACACCAGAATGCGCGGCTTTTACACGGTCAATCAGGCCATACAGCGCAGCCATTTGACCATGCATTGCGGGTTTCCCTTGTAGGTTGCCCGGGTGGTTTACGTCGCGGTTCATGTCCCATTTGATGTAGCTGATTTTTGGGTACGCTTTTAGTACGTCGGTAATAACCTTATACAGGTATTCCACGACCTCAGGGTTGGTTAAATCTAAAACGTATTGATTTCGGAAGGGAACATGGGGGTTGTTCTCAGTTTGTAGCGCCCATTCAGGATGCGCGCGATACAAGTCGCTATCAGGGTTAACCATTTCTGGCTCAAACCAAATGCCGAATTCCATGCCAAGGCCAGTAACATGGTCGATTAGCCCATCTAAGCCTTGAGGATAAATGGTTTCGTCAACAAACCAATCACCTAAGCCTGCTTTGTCGTGTCGACGGCCTTTGAACCAACCATCGTCCAACACAAAGCGCTCAATGCCTAGCGGCGCTACTTTATTAGCAAGTGCCTTTAATGTGTCTTCGTCATGGTCAAAGTAGATGCCTTCCCATGTATTGTAGTGCACAGGACGGGGTTTAGACTCTGCGCTATGGCTCAGAACTTTGCTGCGAATAAAGTTGTGGAATTGCTGAGATAGAGACGAGAAGCCTTGGTCCCCGTAGCCTACATATAATACCGGAGAGGTATAACTGTCACCCGATTGCAATACCACTTCACCTGGAAACAGGAGTTCACCAAACTGCACGTAGCTTCTTCCATCAGCCATCAACTCTGCGCGCAATTTGTGGTTGGCTGACGCGCCTAGGTGAAAACCAAAACATTCACCTTGAAGTTCACCTGTATGTTGTGGGAATGCAATTAAACCGGGAAAGGTGTCGTGGGAGGTTTTACCTCGACGGTTTTCTCGTACATAGCTTCCGAAGAATAAGTCATGATCTTTGGTTTGGAATTCAGCAGACCAACGACCTTCGAAAGTTTTAATTTTACTAACCGTAGTGGGAAGTGGAAGGCTTGCAGCATTCAGGTAGTTGAGGTTTAGCGCGCTGCTGCCAGTGTTTTCAACACGAGATACATATTTAACCACACTGGTATCTGTATCGAGTTCCGCCGTTGTAATAAGGCGCATACCGCGGTGCGCATCTTCAGCAGTGAAGGACACCGATTGACCGTCTTGGTTTATGTTCACCAAAATAAAGCCTGCTGACCATTGATCTGCATCGCCAGATATTTCTAGCCCGGGCTGACCGGTCCACCCTTCACCATGGGTAGGAACCAGCGTGACGGGCGGCTCGATAACGGGGGCGCATTTTGCTTCTTGGCGAGTATTTAAAACGCTAAGCATTTCTGGCGTGGTGGCCTCACTTAGGGTCGCCCCATAATAAATCACCTTTGGCATTCTGCCTGTGCAATCGAAGGTAAGTGAAACCCGTGAATTCTTTAAACTAACAAACTGGGGTAATGAAGACATATGCTCCTCGCGTTAATTGCGCCGCCTATAAGTGTGGCGGTCATGTATAACATAGATAATACGGTTAATTAAGATTTGCGCTAGTTCGCTTACATGCTTTGGGTTAAACGTTTACATTTTTGAGATTAGTCACTGCTTAAATTTAATCTTTCGCTAGTTTTAAACTCACTTTCACTGCGCTGTTCTCGTGGTGTTGGCTCAGTTGTACTAGGCGATTGTATTGCCTTAACGACAGCATCATTGCGTGAATGGCAATCAGCACGCCTTGTTCGTGTAATTCCACGACGGTATCTTTTTCCAATTCGGCTAGACGGGTTTCATCTATGGTAAGCAGGTCATTTGAGACGACTTCTTGCCCATCTTGTAAGGTGAGTGTGGTTGAAAGGGGCGTGAGTAAATTCAGATTTGCGATTATCTCTATAAACGCCTTCGCCTGTTGTTGGCCAGATACTAAGTTTGACAGAATACTTTGATAGTGTTTCAGCAAGCTGGTTGGCTGACCATCGGAAGAAAATAGGCGGGTGGAAGGCGTCGCTTGCTGGCTCACTCTCTCATCGGCGTCATTGATGAGTACCCTTAATGATTGGTTGTCTAGGGCGTAATTAAAAGGATGCGATTGAATACTTAAAGGAATCGCATGGCCTAGCCACTGCGCTTTCCCACAAAATAAATTATCAAAAGGCGCCATGCCCACCACAGCAGCTAAAGTGTACTCTGGCTTTGTGTGATTCACGATGACAATAGGCATGCAGCCGCTTAAACTGGCTATTTCGTTAAAGCCTATAGTAACCAAGTTAAATGCACGGGCATGAGAAAAACCAGGATCCTGGGTAATGCCCGTATCTTTATGCTGTTGCGTATCTAGAGTGACGTAAGAAGGTCGTGTCATAACTGCTCACTAAGATTGGAAAAAGCTTTCAACTAACCCTCGATGGGAAGGAAGACGCTCTTTTAGTTGGCCAATGAGTGTTTGGTTTAATTGCCCTTGTTTCGTGGCAAAGTTGTGGTGCTTTAGCGAGCGTTCTGTGGTGCTCATATCCCAATTGAAATCGGTTTTAGGCCCCATACCATACAATATGTAGCGGTAACTCTGTGCACTAAACGCTTCGTTTGCTTGAGGAAAATCACTGTCGAGTATAGGCCGATAGCGCCATTCTTCAAGCAAGTCTGCCAATCGTTCGGGAATACTTCCTCGCTGTTTATTGTCTTGCCAAAATGCTTCGGGCCGGTTGCTCAAAACGTAATGGAGTTTTAAAAATTCGATGGTGCGTTCCCACAAATAAGTCAACCGGCTATTAAAACGCTGGCTGACCTTCGACATTATTGTCGTATTGGCCGGTAGCTGCTCGGCCAGTAGCATTGCACTTTGCTCAATTAGCATTAGTGACGAGGCTTCAAGGGGTTCTAAAAATCCGCTAGAGAGGCCAATGGCTACACAGTTGTTGTGCCAAAACGTTTCTCGATAGCCTGTTTTGAATTGAATTTCCCTAAATGCATCCGGGGTAGCCATAGAAGGGGCTACTTGAGACAAATAGCGAGAGAGCGTGTCCGCTGCGCGATCTACATCTTGGTGCTCTCGAGAAAATACATAACCTGTGCCCCGCCGGTGTTGTAAGCCAATATCCCAAATCCAGCCTGCTTCTTGCGCCGTTGAAAGAGTATGACACGGGATAGGGGCGGTCTCGTTTTCAAAAGGGGCCTGACACACTAAAGCGCTGTTGGCAAATAGGTGATGGCTGGCGTCTTTTAGTTTAACGCCTAATGCTTTGTTAATGAGCAGCCCAGAAAAACCAGAGCAATCAACAAATAGGTCACCCTCTATCTTTCCCGATTGCTGGGTCTGTAAACTTACAATTCCCGCTTCAGGTGAATCTGCTTGGGTATTAACCTGTGTCACTTTATCAACAAGGTGGGTCACACCCAGTCGATTTACACAATGGCGTCGCAGTAACGAAATAAACTGCCCAGCATCTAGATGATACCCATAGTTGGCAGTAAAACTTTGTTTACCATGTGCCGTTAACTTAGGCGCAAGCCCTGCGTCACACAATGCGGGCTGGAAACATACATCTTGCGCATAGTGGCTGTGTGTTTGTGCTGTGGTTAACCAGTACGGGGTGATATCTAACGTAGCAGAACCTTGCGGTGCGCTAAAAGGGTGATAATAACTGTTGTCTTGATTGCGCCCGTTATCGCTATACCAATTCACAAACTTACTGGCTTGCTTAAACGTGGCGCTGGCTTGGGTAACGAGTTCAGCCTCTGAAATACCTATGGTCGCCAGCGTGCGGCGCATAGTAGGCCAAGTGCCTTCCCCCACCCCAATAGGCGGAACAGCATCAGATTCAATAACGGTAACGGATAAGCGTTGCCCGTTATTGTCCGCACCACTGTGAGTAGCGGCAAGCAGACCGGCAGTTAACCAACCCGCTGTGCCACCACCCACAATGACAATGCGATTAACCTCACTCATCATGTATTAGCCTATATCAAAACCTGTGAATGGCCGCTTATTGGGCGGCGGAGTCTTCATCAATAAGTCGACCTCGCCATTGCGCACTTTGTTTGAAGACGACCTTGTTCAATATAAGTGCAAGCGCTATACAGCAAACAAGGGTGACTAGCATTAAATGAATATAGTGCAGGCCAAATGGTGCGTGTACAAAGCTAAAGTAAGCGTAAAGGAGCACACCGAAAATCACCGAGGCAATCCCCGCATTTGCATTCACGTTGTTAAACAGCAGCCCAACGATAAAGATAGACAATATAGGCATGCTTAATAAACCGAATAACTGTTGCAGTAGGTTAATGATGCTCTCTGCTTGCGCATAAACTGGCACCATAAGTAACGACACCACAGTAAGAAGAGCGGTAACGATGCCGCTCAATCTGGCAACGTTAGGCTTTTTGTCAACGTATGCTTCATGAATATCACACACATAAAGGGCCGTCGCTGAGTTTAAGTTACTGTTATAGGTTGTTAGTACAGCGGCGGCTAAGGCCGCGGCGAACACGCCAGATAACCAGTCTGGCAGTACATCGCCCACTAGCGTACCGTAAGCCGCATCGTTGATATCACCATACAGCTTAAAAGAGATAATTCCCGGCACCACAATAATGGTAGGGACGATGATAAAACGGATAATGGCTGCGGCGTAAACCCCTTTTTGAGCCTCTTTTAAGTTAGGTGCTGCCATAGCACGCTGTGTAATAACTTGGTTAGTACTCCAGTAAAAGGTTTGGATGAAAATCATACCGGTTAACAGCGTGTGCCATGGAAGGGGAGAGTCGTTATCGCCAATTAACGTAAGACGCTCAGCGGGTATGCCGGAAAAGTCAAAATCAATGGCAAACAGTGCAAGTACCACAACAACAATGGCCATGGTCAGCAATAAAATGCCGGAATAGGTATCTGACACGGCTACCGCACGTAAGCCACCGAATATGGCGTAAAAAGCGCCAATAAGGGCAAATGCGGTGGCGACGTACATAAGAGGGATATCAACATTGAACATGTTGATCATGAACAGCGAACCTGAGTAGATAACCGCTGGCATAAAAATAAAGCTGCTCCCTAGGAAGAAAAGCAAGCCAATTAAGGCGCGGATGTGCTTATTGTTATAGCGCATCTCTAGTAATTCTGTGGTGGTAGTACACTGATAATGGTAATACACGGGTAAAAACACCCGAGCCAAGATGATAAGACCTGCCACCGCGGCAAATTCCCACCATGCGAGTAATGCCATCTGATTACCATTCATGCCCACGAGTTGGTCGGTACTTAAGTTCGTTAATGTAATAGAGCCAGCAACAAATATCCAAGTAAGCCCACCGCCCGCGAGAAAATATTCTTTGTTTTCGCTCGCTTTACTGTGGCCATGGCCACGACATTTCAGGTAGGTAAGCAAGCCGATGAGTGCGGTAATGAAAATAAAAACTAAAAGTTGGGTTAAGCTGCCAGACACGTAAAACTCCTCAGCAGTAAAAGACAAAAAGGGGGCAAGAGAGCCCCCTTTACTTTCTTCGTTTAATTAGAAGCTAGCACGTACACCTACAGCGTAACGTGAGCCATCAGCAACTTGCTGAACAAAATGTTCAGATAGACGGCCGCGACGGGTAAGCTCTTCATCAGTGATGTTAATACCTTCAAAGAACACGGTGAAGGTTTCATTTACATCGTAGCTTACACTCATGTCTACTTGGGTGTAAGTTTCCGTGAAGCGAGGTTCTGTGCCACCTAGTGAACTTACCGCTTCTTGCATAAAGGTTTCACGGTTGTTAAGCGCTACACGGGCTTGGAAAGCATCTTTTTCGTAGAACACCGTAATGTTCTGCGAGTTACCTAAGCCAGGTAGGCTAAACTCTGAATCAGAATCCACAATGGTGGCGTTGGCTTGAATACCAAAACCGTTTTCAAGTGTATGTAACCAAGCTAGCTCTAAACCATCAACTTCAAGGGTTTCACCATTACGTGGGCGAAGTACGCTAAATACATATTCACCGCTGTCGAGGAACAATGACTCATCAGCCGTATCCGACGAGATGAAATCTTCTACTTCCTTGTTGAACGCCGCGGCAGAGAAGTAGCTAGTGTCATCGTAGTACCATTCTAGTGATACATCCCAGCTCGTTGCTTTATAAGGTTCAAGTTCAGTATTACCGGCTTGTGCCTGCAAGTTGCCTGGACGGGAAACCGTCACGTTAAACACAGGTACTAAGTCGTCCATCATTGGACGAGTCAGTGTTTGAGAGTATGCATAACGCAAGTACACATCGTCAGTCAGTTGTAGTTTAACGTTTACATTAGGCAGTAACGACGAATAGCTATTCGTTTCGTTAACCGGCTCACCTGCGTCAGTTTCATATACCACGTTCAAATCAGACGGATCGTTTGGAATTGGCTCAAGATCTTTCACCACTTGGCTGGTTCCGTCCACTGAGGTATCGGTTTGGCTGTAACGGAAGCCAAAGTTGATATCTAGCGGCATTTCAGACACTTCGGTAGAGAAGTAGAACTGCGCATACGCGCTAAGAATTTCTTCACCTACCACATAGGAATCGTTGCTTGGCTGAGGATCAGCAATGTTAGTTGCATCTACAGCGTCGCGGACGGTATCAAAGTCTAGCCCTGTTGCATCAGCAATTTGTTGTACTGCTTCATCAGAGGTAGCGTAATCAAAAAAGGCTTCTGGGTCGTAGGTTAACCACTGATTTGGTACGCCACTGAAATAGTTTTCAGCAGTAAATACAGACAGTAACTCATCGGGGAAATCAAAGGTGTAACCACAGTAAATGTCACAACCAGAGGCGAAACGGCGTGTATTTGTTTTCTCACGATCTTGGTAATAAAGGCCAAAGTCAGCTTTATAGAAAGCGTTGTCTGAATCAGGCACCCACGTGAAATCTGCGCGGTACTCTGAAATGGTATCTTCAGTGTCAAACCCATTTCTTTCGTTGTAGTGCATGCGACCTAACGATGGGTCTTGAAGGGCTGAGTCGCCGCCAGCAACCGTTAAGGTAGGTGTGGTACCTGAATAATCAACACTGTACTCGTTGTTATAACCGATAACCGTGAAGAAGTTGTCACCACCACTATTGTCTTCTGCTGTCGAGGTTGATACATCAATGGTGGCCGTTAAGTTATCATTAACTAGCCACTCGAAATTGGCACCAAACGCTTGAATTTCAACGTCACGGCCGTAACGACGACGGATAAAGTCAGTGGCGCCACCCACGCCGTCAACCACGGTACTTGTCACGCCAGTTAAGCTACCGTTGTCATTGAAAGTCATATCATCAAGGTTACTATCAGAGAACCAGTGCCCCACACTATGAGCATCCGAATCCACTTCAAACTTTGAATAGAGACCGTCTAGGGTTAGGGTCATGTCGTCATTCGGCGCATATTGAACAACCAAGTTACCCGACGTTCTTTCACGGTCCACAAGGTCAACAATTTGGTCGAAGTTTTGCGGAACATACACACCATTGTACTGGGCATTGTCCGCGTAATCTGGGTTATCTAACTGAGAACGATCAGTAATGCTCACTTCAGGACGCCAGTAACGAGTTTCTAGCATGTTCGTTTGTAGCTTACGTTGCTGGAACGACGCAGCGGCTAGCACACCTAACTTGCCGTCTAAGAAGGTATTCGTTACCAACCCTGATAGTTGCGGGGTGGTTTCTTCAGAAATATCTTCGTACATACCTTTAACGCTAGCTACAGCTTTAAAGCCGTCAAAGGCAAATGGGCGAGCGGTAGTCACTTCAACCGTAGAGCCGATACCGCCTTCTTGCATAGAAGCCAATGGGCTTTTATATACTTTCGCGCCGCTAATTAATTCTGCGGGTAATGTGTCGAAGCTAAATGCGCGACCTTGGTTTTCAGTCGCAATTTGGCGACCGTTAACGAGTACCGTGTTAAAATCGGGGCCGAATCCACGGACAGTGATATATTGACCCTCACCACCTGAACGGTCAATGGCAACACCTGTAATACGTT is from Alteromonas australica and encodes:
- a CDS encoding sodium/sugar symporter; this translates as MKLASIDITVFVIYVVALVGIAWWVSREKQGHNKDTNDYFLAGSSLPWWAIGASLIAANISAEQIIGMSGSGYQIGLAIASYEWMAAITLIIVGKYFLPIFLKHKIYTMPQFLEQRYDHRVRKVMAIFWLGVYVFVNLTAVLWLGALAINTIAGVDMIYGMMFLGVFSLAYSLYGGLKAVAMTDIIQVVLLVAGGLFLSYTALNLISDGKGAIQGFIHLTEALPEKFDMILAKDNPHYMDLPGLSVLIGGMWIMNLSYWGFNQYIIQRTLAAKSVQEAQKGIVFAAFLKLLMPLIVVLPGIAAVLIVPDLGKADQAYPSLMTLMPVGLKGVIFAALVAAIVSSLASMTNSVSTIFTMDLYKDKRPDESQQHYVTVGRIVSFVALAIAMVVAKPLLGNFDQAFQYIQEFTGFFTPGICALFVLGMFWKKTTANGGLSAALGSFILSLVFWQFWPALPFIDRVGIVFLLCTALAIVVSLVEKKGESVSAVQLHDVEFKTTSSFNVASAAVIILTAAFYIAWW
- a CDS encoding SapC family protein, which encodes MTRPSYVTLDTQQHKDTGITQDPGFSHARAFNLVTIGFNEIASLSGCMPIVIVNHTKPEYTLAAVVGMAPFDNLFCGKAQWLGHAIPLSIQSHPFNYALDNQSLRVLINDADERVSQQATPSTRLFSSDGQPTSLLKHYQSILSNLVSGQQQAKAFIEIIANLNLLTPLSTTLTLQDGQEVVSNDLLTIDETRLAELEKDTVVELHEQGVLIAIHAMMLSLRQYNRLVQLSQHHENSAVKVSLKLAKD
- a CDS encoding alpha/beta hydrolase family protein; its protein translation is MKTLSLLLVATTIVSGATFAAQTLYKDYPADVMPELSESGEFPVGVTTMEVTYPEAAMTMEGKMETRGLTLEVWYPAQKATENTLYSDETRSGQVFEIQADASRDVAIAESESKFPIVVVSHGYTGYRTLMYYLGEHLASHGYVVAAIDHTDSTNKDVNFAENPYSGFPSTLLNRSRDQVFTLNAVTDSEFFNASVDATKAGVIGYSMGGFGAVSTVGGCYAFNDEAAATFTGTKDPAVIALVKQALNTCAGGKASSDDTLSAWKAALALAPWGGQHQIFDVDSLNNINVPVLYVAGDNDDISGYDGIRWLFENTGSKDSKLLTIKNARHNVAPHPAPKEAFGNEFDIGSYLEPAWDTQKLNAINEHFALALMNCHVKDMAEFCDYLNVKGSSDQVLVEGKKPTPWKGFDDRWALGLVVEGK
- a CDS encoding single-stranded DNA-binding protein; its protein translation is MATKGVNKVILVGNLGNDPEVRYMPNGNAVANLSLATSESWKDQQGQVQERTEWHRLTMYRRLAEIAGEYLKKGSQIYVEGKLQTRKWQDQQGQDRYTTEIIVDQMQMLGGRGGEAGGGSGGYQRQQSNQGGGYNQNQGGGYNQPAPQGAPQGGQQGGYNQAPQGGGQSQPKTPPMAEPDFDFDDDIPF
- a CDS encoding alpha-galactosidase, whose translation is MSSLPQFVSLKNSRVSLTFDCTGRMPKVIYYGATLSEATTPEMLSVLNTRQEAKCAPVIEPPVTLVPTHGEGWTGQPGLEISGDADQWSAGFILVNINQDGQSVSFTAEDAHRGMRLITTAELDTDTSVVKYVSRVENTGSSALNLNYLNAASLPLPTTVSKIKTFEGRWSAEFQTKDHDLFFGSYVRENRRGKTSHDTFPGLIAFPQHTGELQGECFGFHLGASANHKLRAELMADGRSYVQFGELLFPGEVVLQSGDSYTSPVLYVGYGDQGFSSLSQQFHNFIRSKVLSHSAESKPRPVHYNTWEGIYFDHDEDTLKALANKVAPLGIERFVLDDGWFKGRRHDKAGLGDWFVDETIYPQGLDGLIDHVTGLGMEFGIWFEPEMVNPDSDLYRAHPEWALQTENNPHVPFRNQYVLDLTNPEVVEYLYKVITDVLKAYPKISYIKWDMNRDVNHPGNLQGKPAMHGQMAALYGLIDRVKAAHSGVEIESCCSGGGRVDLGILPHTDRFWTSDSNDALDRLYIQRGCSYFFPSEVMGAHVGPRDCHITGRNLPIEIRSAVALFGHMGIEMDPRELTEHEQKVLTDAISLYKKYRHITHGGDLFRMDDDGMNVKFGYVSKDKQEGIFAYNSVTETVRTTPNRFYFAGLDANKQYTIERVWPEKLKEYTPSILQQTEGHVFSGEVLMQYGMQLPVLFPQTALIYTVKAL
- a CDS encoding tetratricopeptide repeat protein, with translation MNLKKLAIPLLCVTTLSASSMTVVASTAETNQQSQQTVDFEWLFQQGAFEKIIEALSEIKNKTPEQHNMLVSALMNTDLDDAEEASERFIRAYSNDYRAYHTHASVMGAQASSSIFSALGYAKKAKQSLEQAVEIAPDEIAVYQALMQFHLMAPSIAGGDIDEAKKLAQHIATLDDIEGQFALAKVYLEDDQEGEAKTLYAPLLERDDTQIRARFELGNYYLTDEQFQASYDILLPLSAMQVPVVDKADNEQWDKYEESMSRLLYGKYRLGQVAVKSGQYTQEGIQALKRYLQEYDDTIIDTQSLPTPSWAKLRLAELLLNANALSEAEDLIKQIGEDDDKNFSKILKQLKKELKKRAAV